The window TGCAACATTAACAAGTACATTGACTAGTACCTTAACTGTAACCAAGGAGGTTATTGGGACAAGCGTAATAATAGGCATAGTGGTTATATTGATAATAATTGCAATTATTGCACTATTGCTGGTTAGGAGGAAGTAAGTTAATTAAGCATTAAATACAATTAAAAATAATTACCTAATATGTAAATTCACGTCTTATGCTGATTAAAGTTACTAGGTAAAAACTGATTTAAACAAGGCATGAACTTGTATCGCATTCTCCTTAGGTGTAATGATACTACTCAAACACTCTTCAGTGAAGTAAAGTTAAAAACAGCATGATAGTGAACCCAAGCATGCGGACTTCAGAACTACTACTAGTGGGTGTAGTATTACTAGTGTTAATTGAATTAACTCCATCTGTTCATGGTGAGTCTCAGTCAATGGTTTGGTCAACACAGGTACCGTACTTGGGTTCTAACGGTAAGCCCCATGATTTCGAGTACTTCATGAGCATTAAGGAGTTGGGCTTCAATACCATTTTCCTAACAGTCCCCTGGGGTGCTGTTGAGTATGGGCCTAATGAATACGACTTCCATGTGCTTGACCAGTACATGAATTACACTGAGGCCTTGGGTTTAAGGGTTATCCTAGTCTTCTTCTACTCAGTACCAGCAGCAGCCGGTGACCCTGATGCAACTCCACCTTGGCTCCTTAATAATGGTGAGCTTGAGGTTAATCCACTTGGCCAACCACAGAATCCACCAGCCCTAGCCTGGTGGAATATGACTGATAGGCAATACTACTTCAATTTTATTAAAACAGTGGTTTCAAGGTACGTTAACTACAGTAACCTCCTAGGTGTACTAGTTGACTACGGTTGGCTTGATGATGACTGGGGCCCTGGCGTTAATGGTTTGCCTGTTGGTTACGCTAAGAGTGATGTAGCCATGTTTAGGCAGTGGCTAAGGCAAACTTACCACGGCAACATTACGCTACTTAATGAGCAGTGGGGTACTGATTACAGGAGTTTTAATCAAATAAACCCCTCAACAATACCATTCACTGGTAATTGGCGGTACTTCCAGGAGTTCAGGGTTTGGAGTATTAATGAGACGTATAGCCAATTATTCAGCATGATTAGAAGCATTATTGGGCCTAATAAAATGCTCCTATTCTACTGGGGTGGGTCAATTGATGATATTTACAGTTTACAAATGCCTGAAATATATTTTCAATTGGCTAGGAGGTATAACGTAACCATAGTGCTTGATGATGCCGATCATACGCACTTTTCAGTGTTCTTCAGTAACATGGCTAGGGCATACCATGTGCACTTAATGATGGAGTGGACACCAGTACCAAGCACCCGCTCCTACTACAGTAAGTACTTGTCTCATCTAATCCTCGGTTACCCATGGCTAATGGGCGGCGACTACTACGTATTCATAAGGAGCTTAAATTGGTTTTGGCCTACTGTTCAATTAAACGCGATGGCGACTAAAATATATGAGTTAATTAACGGTACTTACCCAAGCACTAAGGTTGCCTTACTGTACATGACAATGTTCGGGGATACTTACGGCAATTGGCGTTACCTAGTTAATGAAACAGGCTTAATACCGGGAAGCCTACTTAACGTGAATAACCACTACGCCTACTACCCATTCAACATGATTACGGTTAATGAATTAGCCCTAGGCTTAGTTAACTTATCCAACTACAAGTACCTAATTCTAATGGTGCCTGAAAACCTTATCCCAAGTAGCGTACAGGGCATTATTAACCAATGGAGAAGCAGGGGTGGTGTATTAGTATCATTTAATTCAAGTTGGTTAAGGGATGATTTAGGTAGTGTACTTAGTCACTTGGAGGAACCAGTGTTGGTGGCTAATGCATCAGTGGAAGCTTTTCCAATAGTTAACAATAACTCCGTCTTCTTGGCCATTAACAATTACGGTAATCCGGTTAACACCCTACATGTTGATGTGAATTTAACCGCGTTAGGCTTACGTAACGGTACCTACGTCATCATTAACCTTGATGGAGGTGACCTACTTAATGTAACCAATGGGGGTTCAGTATCATTCAACGTGAACCTATATTACACTATGGGTGTGGTTATGGTGGGTATTATGCCTGTTAAACCAATCCACATGATTATTAACATAAGTAGCATTAACGCAAGCTACCATTACGAGACAGGGGTCTTCAATATTAAGGTTAATGGTTTAATTTCACCTAAGGGCAATTACGTGGTTACCGCACTAGTCCATACTAACCTAACCCAAGCTGGTTCCCCATTCACCAGTAACGGCTTAGTGTATGAGTCAGTTAGCGCAGGTGAGGCTACTAGTAATGATGGTTACTTCACCATCAACTTAACGCTACCTATGTACCAAGTAATGCTTAATAGCTACACCCTAATACTCAACATTTACGTCATAAACAATGGATACGTAGTGAACGGTGAGTCGTACGTACTTAACATGAACCTGAACTTCACATCAACCCCCTATGGTTGGTTACCCTCAGTGTCCGGAGTTAACGTGACAGGGTATAGCCCATTAATAATAGCTAAGCCAGCCACAGTAACAGCCACCATTCCAGTCAACTTAACCTCCACGGTAACCACAACAGTAACAACCACTACGACGGTAGTTAGTACTGAGACCAGCATCCTAACCTCAACAATCTTGAAGGGCATTATACCTAGACCAGTTACTGTAACGATCACGGTGGGCGTTATTGTGTTAATTTTAATCGTAGCAGTAGCCTTGGTGGCAAGGACTAGGTTAATGAGGGGTAATTAGTAAGGTTGATTTACCACACCCTAGTAAATACACTAACCTATTATTTAACTCAACATGAATGATAAACGGGTAAGGCACTAGTAAGTAATCCCCCTCTAAAACCTTAAGGTTACTGAATTTAATACGTCATTACATTCCTTTCAAGTTCCTGAAGCTCCCTAAGCGTATACTCAACCCTCTTACCATTAGGCAGCCTCCTTATTATTATGAAGGGCAGTAACCCCCTCTTAAGCTCCTCAAATGCTATAGCCACTGGGTCGGAGGTCCCTATCTCCTTGGGGTTAACTAATGGTGGTGCACCATCCATTAATTGCCTAGTCCTCACTGCAATTATCTTTGCGAACTCATACTTAGTTATTCGGGGTGGGTAAGGTAATTTACCGTTCCTAATTAAAGAGTATAATTCGTCAATTGTTGACATGCCTGTCTTCAATAATTAAGCCCTTTATAAACTTAACTACTCACAATAAGGTGCCTAGGCTTTAAGCCAAGTCTTGTTCTATAACCTGCCTTTACCTTCATGGGAGTCGTGGTTCATTAATGAGGCATTATGAGGATAACTATTAAAGGGGGGTTACGCGTCTTTACTGCAATGGAGGATATACGAAAATGCGTATTGCTTGACTCAATCAGGATGCTTGATGGTTCATGCAGTATAGATAAGTTGGCCTTATTAATGTACATAGTGGATAAGCAGAGTGGATACTCAATATTCACCTGGAGTATTGAGGACTACTTCCCAGTTAGCCAAGACTTCCTGGATACTGTTGAGGAGTTGAGGAGGAGCGGCTACTTGGCTGTTGATAACGGGAGGGTTAGCGTAACGAAGGCAGTCTTCGACTCATCGGCCTGCAGTAATCACTGGCTCTATGGGAGGTTAATAAGCTACGTCAGTGATGTGATAGGTAGGTATAAGGGTAAGGATGTTAATGAACTTTTAAGTGAAGTAATGGAAATACCCTAGAATAATGGGTTCACTCACCAACACTCTAAACCTAGAATTGTAATTAAGGCTAGGGATGTTTAGAACTAGTCCTCATGCTAAGAAACGCTTAAAACTACCGACTTAACATCGTTACTTAATGGGTAAGGTTAGGCCAGCTTACATTAAGAGGGTTGGTAGGATGCTTATGGAGCAGTACCCAGATAGGTTCAGCGATGACTTTGAGCATAATAAGCAGGTGGTGGGTCAGTTGGTTGAAGGTGCCTCGAAGAAGGTTAGGAATAGGATAGCAGGCTACATAACATCACAGGTTAAGCGCATTAAGGCAGCGGGTGAGGAGGAAGAGGGCGGGGAAAGTGTAAAAACCAGCACTGAGGGTGGTTCCTAATGGTTCTGCAGAAGGGCGACTACATACTGTTAGATTACACAATGTTGACGAAGGAGGATGGTAAGGTTATTGAGACGACAATTGAGGAGAAGGCTAAGGAGGCCAACATATATGACCCTAACCAGGCCTATGGCCCTAGGTTAATAATACTTGGTGAAACCAAGATCTTTGAACCCCTTGAGGAGGCTTTACTGAAGAGCGATGAGGGTTCCGAGGTGACTGTTGAGGTGCCTCCTGAGAAGGCCTTCGGCTTAAGGGATCAGAGTAAGGTTAAGGTTGTTTCAATTAGGGAATTCTATAGGGCTGGTAAGGTACCTAAGGTTGGCGACATTGTCGAGTACAATAATCAGAGGGCTAGGGTTATTTCAGTCTCAAGCGGTAGGGTTATCCTGGACTTTAACCATCCATTAGCGGGGAAGGTGATTGTGGTTAACGCTAAGGTGGTTAAGAAGCTCACAAGTGACGAGGATAAGGTTAAGGAGATAATTAGGCAGTACTTACCTAGGTTAGACATGGGTAGGGTTGAGGCTAAGCATGAGAATGGCCAGGTAACAATAAAACTGCCCTCAGAGGTCCTCTTCATTGACGGTATAGGCACTGTTAAGTTCAGGATAGCTGAGGAATTAGCTCAGAGGTTCACGGATGTTAAGAAGATAATATACGTGGAGGAGCTTGAGGTTTCAAGGGAGGAGCAGCAGGCTCAACAAGCACAGCAGACTACACAGGAGACTCAGCAACAGGCAACCGCACAGACTCAGCAGGTTCAAGGTGGTTCAAGTTGAGTAGGATGCATGGTGACCCAAAGGTCCTATTAACTGGGACAACAACAGTAGGGGTGGTTACTAAGGAGGGTGTTGTGTTGGCTACTGATAGGAGGGTTACTGCAGGCTACTACATAGCCCATAGGAAGGGTAGGAAGATATGGAAGATTGATAACCACGTGGCGGCAACAATGAGTGGGGCAGTTGCCGATGTACAAATGATACTTAATGAATTAACACACTTAGCAATGGACTATAGGATAACACACCAGGTCCCAGTACCAGTTAAAACGCTCGCCAATTACGCATCAGTAATCATGTTTTACAGTAGGCCAATGATATACATAGCGCACATGATAATTGGAGGAGTGGATAATGAAGAGGGCCCAGTCCTATATGCAGTTGACTGGTACGGTAGCTTCACTAGGGAGGAGCGCTTCATGTCAACTGGTAGTGGTTCCCCAACAGCCTTCGGTGTTCTTGAGGATGGTTATAGGGATGGCATGAGCCTTGATGAGGCGGTTAAGTTAGCCACCAGGGCGGTTAAGGCAGCAATGCTTCATGATCCAGGAAGCGGAGAAGGCGTTGACGTAATAACTATAACTAAGGAGGCTGGGTATAGGGAAGTCCAGGTTTAAATTAAGCTTAATCATAAGTGTACTCCTCATATTCAAAC is drawn from Caldivirga sp. and contains these coding sequences:
- a CDS encoding 30S ribosomal protein S17e, which translates into the protein MGKVRPAYIKRVGRMLMEQYPDRFSDDFEHNKQVVGQLVEGASKKVRNRIAGYITSQVKRIKAAGEEEEGGESVKTSTEGGS
- a CDS encoding DNA-directed RNA polymerase subunit K, producing MSTIDELYSLIRNGKLPYPPRITKYEFAKIIAVRTRQLMDGAPPLVNPKEIGTSDPVAIAFEELKRGLLPFIIIRRLPNGKRVEYTLRELQELERNVMTY
- a CDS encoding peptidylprolyl isomerase encodes the protein MVLQKGDYILLDYTMLTKEDGKVIETTIEEKAKEANIYDPNQAYGPRLIILGETKIFEPLEEALLKSDEGSEVTVEVPPEKAFGLRDQSKVKVVSIREFYRAGKVPKVGDIVEYNNQRARVISVSSGRVILDFNHPLAGKVIVVNAKVVKKLTSDEDKVKEIIRQYLPRLDMGRVEAKHENGQVTIKLPSEVLFIDGIGTVKFRIAEELAQRFTDVKKIIYVEELEVSREEQQAQQAQQTTQETQQQATAQTQQVQGGSS
- a CDS encoding beta-galactosidase, yielding MRTSELLLVGVVLLVLIELTPSVHGESQSMVWSTQVPYLGSNGKPHDFEYFMSIKELGFNTIFLTVPWGAVEYGPNEYDFHVLDQYMNYTEALGLRVILVFFYSVPAAAGDPDATPPWLLNNGELEVNPLGQPQNPPALAWWNMTDRQYYFNFIKTVVSRYVNYSNLLGVLVDYGWLDDDWGPGVNGLPVGYAKSDVAMFRQWLRQTYHGNITLLNEQWGTDYRSFNQINPSTIPFTGNWRYFQEFRVWSINETYSQLFSMIRSIIGPNKMLLFYWGGSIDDIYSLQMPEIYFQLARRYNVTIVLDDADHTHFSVFFSNMARAYHVHLMMEWTPVPSTRSYYSKYLSHLILGYPWLMGGDYYVFIRSLNWFWPTVQLNAMATKIYELINGTYPSTKVALLYMTMFGDTYGNWRYLVNETGLIPGSLLNVNNHYAYYPFNMITVNELALGLVNLSNYKYLILMVPENLIPSSVQGIINQWRSRGGVLVSFNSSWLRDDLGSVLSHLEEPVLVANASVEAFPIVNNNSVFLAINNYGNPVNTLHVDVNLTALGLRNGTYVIINLDGGDLLNVTNGGSVSFNVNLYYTMGVVMVGIMPVKPIHMIINISSINASYHYETGVFNIKVNGLISPKGNYVVTALVHTNLTQAGSPFTSNGLVYESVSAGEATSNDGYFTINLTLPMYQVMLNSYTLILNIYVINNGYVVNGESYVLNMNLNFTSTPYGWLPSVSGVNVTGYSPLIIAKPATVTATIPVNLTSTVTTTVTTTTTVVSTETSILTSTILKGIIPRPVTVTITVGVIVLILIVAVALVARTRLMRGN
- a CDS encoding proteasome subunit beta, which translates into the protein MHGDPKVLLTGTTTVGVVTKEGVVLATDRRVTAGYYIAHRKGRKIWKIDNHVAATMSGAVADVQMILNELTHLAMDYRITHQVPVPVKTLANYASVIMFYSRPMIYIAHMIIGGVDNEEGPVLYAVDWYGSFTREERFMSTGSGSPTAFGVLEDGYRDGMSLDEAVKLATRAVKAAMLHDPGSGEGVDVITITKEAGYREVQV